The following coding sequences are from one Ferrimicrobium sp. window:
- a CDS encoding extracellular solute-binding protein has translation MKSSRIRMVVATGVSALVLGACGASTGASPVSHQTANVAYAGSLQLLNEGTIGPAFATTSGYGYLGRGAGSFGLAKEIAAGEITPNVFESIGAAPITELEPSKTSWYVSFAASPIVVVYNPHTSYAPTLAKISQGKLPLSRLFSLLDSKGFLLGRTNPNTDPQGQAFYEMVELAVGRMHLPSSLVKGILGALDNPAEVFSETSLESRLEAGQLDAASAFQSQAIQLHLPYIALPATINFGDPRLAKDYASAHLTLTDGTVVHGVPLLVDATVLGHHDARAADAFVRYQLRSSGRRAFIHAGYTVFEPIFVGTDVPRSVRNAD, from the coding sequence GTGAAGAGTTCTCGAATTCGAATGGTGGTAGCGACGGGGGTGAGCGCCCTGGTGCTTGGTGCGTGCGGGGCCTCAACGGGGGCGTCGCCTGTCTCGCATCAGACAGCGAACGTCGCCTACGCGGGATCGCTGCAATTATTGAATGAAGGGACCATTGGCCCCGCCTTTGCTACGACCAGTGGATATGGTTATCTTGGGAGGGGTGCTGGATCATTTGGTCTGGCTAAGGAGATCGCTGCTGGAGAGATCACCCCGAATGTCTTCGAGAGTATCGGAGCCGCTCCGATCACCGAACTCGAGCCGTCGAAGACCTCCTGGTATGTCTCCTTCGCCGCTTCTCCGATCGTGGTGGTCTACAACCCGCATACCTCGTATGCCCCGACTCTTGCGAAGATTAGCCAAGGGAAGCTTCCGCTCTCCCGACTCTTTAGCCTCCTCGACTCGAAGGGGTTCCTCCTCGGCCGCACCAACCCCAATACTGATCCCCAGGGCCAGGCCTTCTATGAGATGGTCGAACTCGCCGTCGGACGCATGCATCTCCCATCGAGCCTGGTGAAGGGGATCCTTGGCGCTCTCGACAACCCGGCCGAGGTCTTTTCGGAGACCTCACTTGAGTCACGATTAGAGGCTGGCCAACTCGATGCGGCGAGTGCCTTCCAGTCACAGGCTATCCAACTGCACCTACCTTATATAGCGTTGCCTGCTACGATCAACTTCGGGGATCCGCGTCTTGCCAAGGACTATGCCAGCGCACACCTCACCTTGACCGATGGTACTGTCGTCCATGGAGTACCATTGCTTGTCGATGCAACGGTACTGGGACATCACGACGCGCGCGCCGCCGACGCTTTTGTACGATACCAGCTTCGATCCTCAGGTCGGCGGGCATTCATTCACGCTGGTTACACCGTCTTTGAGCCAATCTTCGTAGGTACTGATGTCCCACGATCTGTTCGGAATGCAGACTAA
- a CDS encoding ABC transporter permease subunit: MQTNVHPLLRRTSWASWLAVASTIVIWLVLVGPLVTLLLKVSPSEIVTALRQPGALSPLGVSIGSALIALLILVLLGTPLAYTLARSPRRGVRWLEAGMLLMLLMPPLVIGLLLVFMLGPLTPLGGLLAHVHLSATNTFFALIVAEVYEAAPYYVLGAQSTFVGIDQGMLDQASLLGDTPRQRFFRISLPLSLPQLTSSLAIAWARAIGAFGAVIIIAYHPYGLPMQVWTTLNEVGLQRALPYALVLLVVSLPFPLLAFFWSRRARG, from the coding sequence ATGCAGACTAACGTCCACCCGTTGCTGCGACGTACGTCGTGGGCGTCGTGGCTTGCAGTTGCTTCCACCATCGTGATCTGGTTGGTTCTTGTTGGACCCCTTGTCACTTTGTTGTTGAAGGTCTCGCCATCCGAGATCGTCACGGCGCTGCGCCAACCAGGAGCACTATCACCACTCGGGGTCTCTATCGGCTCGGCGCTCATCGCCCTGTTGATCCTGGTATTGTTGGGTACGCCGCTCGCGTATACCTTGGCACGATCTCCGAGGCGCGGAGTCCGTTGGTTAGAGGCGGGGATGCTGTTGATGTTGTTGATGCCTCCCCTCGTCATCGGGCTTCTTCTTGTCTTTATGCTGGGCCCGCTCACGCCGCTGGGTGGCCTGTTGGCCCACGTCCATCTGTCCGCGACGAACACCTTCTTTGCCCTCATCGTTGCCGAGGTGTATGAGGCCGCCCCATACTACGTGCTTGGGGCCCAGTCGACTTTTGTCGGTATCGATCAGGGCATGCTCGACCAAGCCTCTCTCCTCGGTGACACCCCAAGACAGCGCTTTTTTCGGATCTCATTGCCACTTTCGCTGCCACAGCTCACCTCGAGCCTCGCCATTGCATGGGCGCGGGCGATCGGAGCGTTTGGCGCCGTCATTATTATCGCCTATCACCCGTATGGTCTACCGATGCAGGTTTGGACGACACTCAACGAGGTGGGCCTGCAGAGGGCGCTACCCTATGCGCTCGTCCTCTTGGTTGTCTCGTTGCCGTTTCCCTTGCTCGCATTTTTCTGGAGTCGACGTGCTCGCGGTTGA
- a CDS encoding ATP-binding cassette domain-containing protein produces the protein MLAVDFAITRQEQTIAYSFEAQSGRILGIFGPSGAGKTTAVEIAAGLAIPTTGHVTLGGRVLTQLGSTDQRVLVAPHKRRIGLISQRPQLFPHLSVRDNLLYGKDQRALAPLMPMIERLELGPLLSARPRQLSGGEAQRVAIARTLGRSNQALLLDEPFQGLDDRLRQELLVLLDDLLSPLEIPIVVVAHELELVAQFADDLVVVEHGHALGSGALAALLREPSSVSMAKVLGYTSFVAIDEVSRIGVRPDRVIAQADPARGCVLPVSILSARDVGTGVRYRLQLADQELLVTFADNRLVEADQPSVTVVDPPVFGHDDRCLGRWSSTVAALGYQRSDR, from the coding sequence GTGCTCGCGGTTGACTTCGCGATCACTCGACAGGAACAGACCATTGCGTACTCCTTCGAGGCCCAATCTGGGCGAATACTGGGGATTTTTGGCCCCTCTGGCGCGGGGAAAACCACCGCAGTGGAGATCGCCGCCGGGCTTGCGATCCCAACGACGGGCCATGTGACACTCGGTGGACGTGTGCTGACACAGTTGGGTAGCACGGACCAACGCGTTCTTGTGGCGCCGCATAAGCGCCGGATCGGTCTCATCAGTCAACGTCCGCAACTGTTCCCCCATCTCAGCGTGCGTGATAACCTGCTCTACGGCAAGGACCAGCGCGCGCTGGCGCCGTTGATGCCGATGATCGAGCGGTTGGAGTTGGGACCCCTCCTCTCCGCACGGCCTCGCCAACTCTCGGGAGGCGAGGCGCAACGGGTCGCCATCGCTCGCACCCTTGGACGATCCAATCAGGCGCTCCTGCTCGACGAGCCCTTCCAGGGACTCGACGACCGCCTGCGTCAAGAGTTGCTTGTTTTGCTCGATGACCTGCTAAGCCCCCTTGAGATTCCGATTGTGGTGGTGGCCCACGAATTGGAGCTTGTCGCTCAGTTCGCCGATGATCTCGTTGTGGTCGAACATGGGCATGCGTTGGGATCGGGAGCGCTTGCTGCGTTGTTGCGAGAGCCGTCGAGCGTTTCGATGGCGAAGGTACTGGGCTATACGAGTTTTGTCGCTATCGACGAAGTATCTCGCATCGGGGTTCGTCCGGACCGTGTCATCGCGCAGGCGGATCCAGCACGTGGGTGTGTGCTCCCCGTCTCAATTCTGTCCGCACGCGACGTCGGCACTGGAGTGCGTTATCGTCTGCAACTCGCAGACCAAGAGCTCCTCGTGACTTTTGCCGATAATCGGCTGGTCGAGGCCGATCAGCCAAGCGTGACGGTAGTGGACCCCCCGGTGTTTGGCCATGACGATCGATGTCTCGGGCGGTGGTCCTCCACTGTAGCGGCGCTCGGCTATCAAAGGAGCGACCGATGA
- a CDS encoding substrate-binding domain-containing protein, translating into MKGDRMRLARIGLGLSQQQLAAQVGVSRQAIAAIEAGLSDPSLKSAIALARALGAGVEELFSAAVQYPEVVATSLAPELMASRADFSRVNGRVVALPLAGDHSLNVGFGAAGATISPAIPDHGALLSGHASPRRSGDVTLYPNREVSPALIIAGCDPALALLPSIFANVDPRIECLWWPASNGEAMELLAHGLIHVAGFHVADGAPYPKVDAELFRFARWREGLAYRSEAPTPARIEQGFRLANRQPGSEARRMVDEVLSELGVLDEGVTGYHSSISAHALVGSALVSRVADFGVTIEPVALEFGLNFQARATEDFLLAIPADLISTPEIRALFRALTSQELRSQLGAIRGYLEVERSGEPIG; encoded by the coding sequence ATGAAAGGCGATCGGATGCGGCTTGCTCGCATTGGTTTGGGTCTTTCCCAACAGCAGTTGGCTGCCCAGGTTGGGGTGTCGCGTCAGGCGATCGCTGCCATCGAGGCTGGTCTCTCTGATCCATCACTCAAGTCGGCGATCGCATTGGCAAGAGCGTTGGGAGCCGGGGTGGAGGAGTTGTTCTCCGCAGCCGTGCAGTACCCTGAGGTGGTGGCGACCTCTCTCGCGCCAGAGCTCATGGCCTCGCGAGCCGACTTTTCCCGGGTCAATGGTCGTGTCGTTGCACTGCCACTCGCGGGTGATCACAGCCTCAACGTGGGTTTTGGGGCCGCTGGTGCGACCATCTCGCCGGCGATCCCGGATCACGGTGCCTTGTTGTCTGGACATGCGAGTCCGCGCCGTTCCGGTGACGTCACCCTCTATCCGAATCGTGAGGTCTCTCCTGCGCTGATTATCGCTGGTTGTGACCCTGCATTGGCGCTGTTACCCAGTATTTTTGCCAACGTTGACCCGCGAATCGAGTGTCTCTGGTGGCCAGCATCGAATGGTGAGGCGATGGAGTTGTTGGCCCATGGTCTCATCCATGTGGCCGGATTTCATGTTGCTGATGGTGCCCCCTACCCGAAGGTTGACGCTGAACTGTTCCGTTTCGCACGATGGCGCGAGGGGTTGGCCTATCGATCAGAGGCTCCAACGCCAGCGAGGATCGAACAAGGCTTCCGCCTAGCGAATCGGCAACCGGGTTCGGAGGCGCGTCGCATGGTGGACGAGGTCCTCAGCGAGTTGGGGGTGTTGGATGAAGGGGTGACCGGTTATCACTCGTCGATTTCGGCTCATGCACTGGTCGGCAGTGCGCTGGTGTCACGAGTTGCGGACTTTGGCGTCACGATCGAGCCAGTGGCACTTGAGTTTGGACTCAATTTCCAGGCGCGTGCGACCGAAGATTTTCTACTTGCGATCCCAGCTGACCTCATCTCGACGCCTGAGATCAGAGCGCTTTTTCGAGCACTGACGAGCCAAGAGCT
- a CDS encoding FAD-binding oxidoreductase has translation MTRPLDLPTSFADKVCVTDPDIIDQYCSDWTGRVIGTTDLLLRPSTHHEVAQLVQAARQHHATLLVQGGNTSLAGGSVPLAHEMLLTTKRLDTIAVDPASMTATVGAGVTLARLQTEIARYGFTFGVDIASRGSATLGGMTATNAGGIHVLRYGPMADNVVNLSCVFGDGSTIERRDTLLKDATGPSLQRLLIGSEGIFGVITSVTLRLRTQSPRRSVAITPLESIDEGVDISTLLRGKLASVNAIEYLGPEAIALAPSHPPWEHAVGGALLVEVLETASALADTLDNLKLHREWVIAETEREIQGLWSWREDIATWVARVGKPLKLDLAVPINRIGDLYRMAQMVAKDARIQCVCFGHLGDGNLHVNLVGDDHALEACSRAIYQATVDLGGSISAEHGIGTLKKEVLPLMRSASERHRLSQLIELFNPGRMINPNVMLNS, from the coding sequence GTGACACGACCGCTCGATCTGCCGACCTCCTTCGCTGACAAGGTATGCGTGACCGATCCGGACATCATTGATCAGTACTGCAGCGACTGGACTGGCCGCGTCATCGGCACAACCGACCTGCTCCTGCGCCCCAGCACCCACCATGAGGTCGCCCAATTGGTGCAGGCCGCACGCCAACACCATGCAACTCTTCTCGTGCAGGGAGGTAATACCTCGCTTGCCGGTGGATCCGTTCCGCTTGCTCATGAGATGCTTCTCACCACCAAACGCCTTGATACGATCGCTGTCGATCCAGCGTCGATGACGGCGACGGTCGGAGCCGGCGTAACGCTCGCCCGGCTCCAGACGGAGATCGCCCGCTACGGATTCACCTTTGGCGTCGATATCGCCTCCCGGGGCTCCGCGACACTTGGTGGCATGACGGCAACCAACGCTGGAGGGATCCACGTGCTCCGCTACGGACCAATGGCCGACAATGTCGTCAACCTTTCCTGTGTTTTTGGCGATGGTTCAACAATCGAGCGTCGCGACACACTGCTTAAAGACGCAACCGGTCCATCGTTGCAACGCCTGCTCATTGGCTCCGAGGGTATCTTTGGCGTGATCACCTCGGTAACCCTACGGTTGCGAACACAATCACCACGTCGCTCGGTGGCCATCACACCTTTGGAGTCGATCGACGAGGGTGTGGACATCAGCACGCTGCTCCGTGGCAAGCTAGCATCGGTGAACGCCATAGAGTACCTCGGACCTGAGGCGATTGCCCTCGCTCCCTCTCATCCACCTTGGGAGCATGCGGTTGGCGGGGCACTCCTTGTTGAGGTGCTCGAAACGGCCTCCGCGCTAGCGGATACCCTCGACAATCTCAAGCTTCATCGAGAGTGGGTGATCGCCGAAACCGAACGGGAGATCCAGGGGCTCTGGTCCTGGCGCGAAGACATTGCGACGTGGGTGGCCCGAGTTGGCAAACCGCTCAAACTCGACCTTGCCGTACCTATCAACCGCATCGGCGACCTCTACCGTATGGCGCAGATGGTGGCAAAGGATGCCCGCATCCAGTGCGTCTGCTTCGGACATCTCGGTGACGGCAACCTCCATGTTAACCTCGTAGGCGACGATCATGCCCTCGAGGCATGCTCTCGAGCGATCTATCAGGCGACGGTTGATCTCGGTGGCTCCATCAGTGCCGAACACGGCATTGGCACCCTCAAGAAGGAGGTGCTCCCCCTGATGCGGTCCGCCAGCGAACGTCATCGTCTCTCCCAGCTGATTGAACTCTTCAACCCAGGAAGGATGATCAATCCAAATGTTATGCTGAACTCATAA